The Humulus lupulus chromosome 4, drHumLupu1.1, whole genome shotgun sequence genome has a window encoding:
- the LOC133832824 gene encoding uncharacterized protein LOC133832824 — protein sequence MGSILDFMPVQGNDRVACATHMLRDDERIWWEVISQARDVTAMTWAEFQQAFKDKYYNAAIRASKVNKFATLTQGNMTVTEYVLKFDRLAMFVGDLVPTNATRVDRFVRGLKPMIAKDVEIVSVGGNITYAQVLEMALIAERMEDRTWKECATKIKARKNDSQGHNANDQKRKGSDQAGQSSQDKRAKDNKGNHGNGNKEWVRYLECDKCKKRHQGKCRANSCYGCGKEGNIRKNYPQKTQEGVKEHHKKDDNLVPACVFALTKPQAEASTFVVLGQIFIARIDCHVLIYSGATHSFVAKRILDRFNRP from the coding sequence atgggGTCCATTCTAGACTTCATGCCAGTGCAAGGAAATGACAGGGTAGCCTGTGCAACTCACATGCTGAGGGACGATGAaagaatctggtgggaagttatCTCCCAGGCAAGAGACGTTACTGCAATGACTTGGGCAGAATTTCAGCAAGCTTTTAAAGACAAGTACTACAATGCAGCAATACGGGCATCAAAGGTGAATAAGTTTGCCACCTTGACTCAAGGGAacatgacagtgacagagtatgtactaaagtttgatagacttgccaTGTTCGTAGGAGATTTAGTGCCAACCAATGCAACTAGAGTAGATCGGTTTGTTCGAGGTTTAAAACCTATGATAGCTAAAGATGTGGAGATTGTATCAGTAGGGGGCAACATTACATATGCCCAGGTTCTGGAAATGGCTCTCATCGCTGAAAGAATGGAAGACAGAACTTGGAAGGAATGTGCTACTAAAATAAAGGCAAGGAAGAACGACTCCCAAGGTCATAATGCTAATGATCAGAAAAGGAAAGGAAGTGACCAGGCAGGCCAATCAAGCCAAGATAAGAGGGCCAAAGATAATAAGGGAAATCATGGCAATGGTAATAAGGAATGGGTACGGTACCTAGAATGTGATAAATGTAAGAAACGTCACCAAGGAAAATGTCGGGCAAACTCGTGCTATGGTTGTGGCAAGGAAGGAAACATCAGGAAGAACTATCCACAGAAGACTCAGGAAGGGGTTAAAGAACACCACAAGAAGGATGATAATCTGGTTCCAGCATGTGTGTTCGCTCTCACCAAGCCTCAGGCAGAAGCAAGCACTTTCGTGGTCTTAGGTCAGATTTTTATCGCTAGAATTGATTGTCATGTTTTAATTTATTCTGGAGCCACTCATTCTTTTGTTGCAAAGAGAATATTGGATAGATTTAATAGACCTTAA